The following coding sequences are from one Leptolyngbya sp. NIES-3755 window:
- a CDS encoding multi-sensor hybrid histidine kinase (similar to AA sequence:cyanobase_aa:PCC7424_2839) — protein sequence MNLLTNAIKFTPIGGQIEIVLEQVEAQVQLRVQDTGKGIAPEFLPYVFERFKQGQQNTESKDGLGLGLAIVKNLVELHGGTITAESAGIDQGATFTVRLPRLEIPAIGQNSPIVAPFDLTGIRILTVDDEPDMLDLIRFVLEDFGAEVQAVTSAAAALDCLSQFKPDILISDLAMPGGDGYELVQQAKLYSEGQIPAIALTAYASSTYRERSQLAGFQQHLTKPVEPNNLIATILSLVRGKSS from the coding sequence GTGAACCTGCTCACGAATGCCATTAAATTCACGCCAATTGGAGGACAGATTGAGATTGTGCTAGAGCAAGTCGAGGCTCAGGTACAGTTACGAGTGCAGGATACAGGCAAGGGCATTGCCCCAGAATTTTTGCCCTACGTTTTTGAGCGATTCAAGCAGGGACAGCAAAATACTGAATCGAAAGATGGCTTAGGATTGGGACTGGCGATCGTCAAAAATCTCGTCGAACTGCATGGCGGCACGATCACCGCCGAAAGTGCAGGCATCGACCAAGGAGCCACTTTTACCGTGCGCCTGCCCCGATTAGAAATTCCTGCGATTGGGCAAAACTCCCCGATTGTTGCTCCATTTGATCTGACTGGAATTCGCATTCTGACTGTAGATGATGAACCGGATATGCTCGACTTGATTCGGTTTGTCTTAGAAGATTTTGGAGCCGAAGTGCAAGCTGTGACCTCAGCAGCGGCAGCACTAGACTGCTTGAGCCAATTCAAACCCGATATACTAATCAGTGACCTTGCCATGCCGGGCGGAGACGGGTATGAGTTGGTGCAACAGGCAAAATTATATTCCGAGGGGCAAATTCCCGCGATCGCGTTGACCGCCTATGCGAGTTCGACTTACCGAGAGCGATCGCAACTTGCCGGGTTTCAGCAGCATCTCACGAAGCCTGTTGAGCCGAATAATCTGATTGCCACAATCCTAAGCCTAGTGAGAGGAAAAAGTTCCTGA
- a CDS encoding helicase domain-containing protein (similar to AA sequence:cyanobase_aa:Npun_AR270): MPRIFDNIEQPLLQELRAVLESANRADFCVGYLRLTGWQQIDDLIERFAGGDGACCRLLVGMQTLPKDEFSFARALNSGEQSIGLQEAKRRIRAIASEFRNQLISGVPSNRDQEALRRLSEQLKSKKVILKLFLRHPLHAKLYLVHRPVHGSSIMSYLGSSNLTISGLRNQGELNVDVQDPDACTKLQNWFDDRWTDNRCVDISQALAEIIDESWVQERLPYHIYLKIAYHLSQEARAGISQFTIPREFQGRLLEFQEAAVKIAARHVNKRGGVLIGDVVGLGKTLIGAALARIFEDDYGISTLIICPKNLVQMWQRYVDEYGLRAKIVPYSQVIKRLPEIPARFRLVMIDESHNLRNQDGKQYRAIQQYIQESDSKCILLSATPYNKSRSDLAAQLKLFVPEDRDLGIRPEQLIAQLGGGAFGEVTFKTKYQCPVRSLSAFEKSDYADDWRELIKQYMVRRTRSFIRENYAKDDGRKYLEFPDGSRSYFPERSPKTIKFTIGHTKTDQYACLYSDDVVRIVNALNLPRYGLVNYLISSPRKAMTTAEEQQIRGLSRAGRRLMGFCRTNLFKRLESSGASFIQSIDRHILRNYIFLHAIQNGLDIPIGTQDAELLDSRNRDEDSDSAIAVLLGSELEDEHIDELESDESLLREDVYRSRAAEIYQTYATVHRNRFKWLRSDLFAEQLEQDLAADAQALARILNECGDWNAKKDQKLLALIDLLTWVHPDEKVLIFTQFADTARYLANRLEAEGIDHVGVVTGQSKNPTAIAERFSPRSNKQQLADEELRVLIATDILSEGQNLQDCAIVVNYDLPWAIIRLIQRAGRVDRIGQQSSEILCYSFLPADGVERIIRLRSRLRDRLKENAEVVGTDEEFFEGEESNRLMLDLYHEKSGVLDETEDLEVDLTSEAYQIWNNAITHDPSLKETIERIPNVAYATRAYTPTKTHPEGVLLYMQTAEGNDALAWVDRSGNPVTQSQLAILRAAQCELDTPAIACDPQHHQLVATGAAFIAKEEKSSGGQLGSTKGARARTYERLRRYLQEVKGTLFDTDDLNRAFENLLQYPLCSSAIDKLNRQLKSGIDDPKLAELVVDLHKDGRLCLVQEEAEQREPRIICSMGLFDLLPSSEL, from the coding sequence ATGCCCCGTATTTTTGACAACATTGAACAACCACTGCTTCAGGAGCTTCGTGCTGTCCTAGAATCGGCAAATCGAGCAGATTTTTGTGTTGGCTATCTCAGGCTGACTGGATGGCAGCAGATTGATGATTTGATTGAGCGGTTTGCTGGAGGCGACGGTGCTTGTTGTCGCCTTTTGGTAGGGATGCAAACCTTGCCGAAAGATGAGTTCAGTTTTGCACGAGCTTTGAATTCTGGAGAGCAGAGTATTGGACTTCAGGAGGCGAAACGGCGGATTCGAGCGATCGCTAGCGAGTTTCGGAATCAACTCATCAGCGGGGTTCCCTCGAATCGAGATCAGGAAGCACTGCGGCGATTGAGTGAACAGTTGAAATCGAAGAAAGTCATTCTCAAACTCTTTCTCCGACATCCGCTCCATGCCAAGCTCTATTTGGTGCATCGTCCTGTGCATGGGAGTTCGATTATGAGCTACTTGGGCAGCAGTAACCTGACGATATCGGGACTGAGAAATCAAGGGGAATTGAACGTCGATGTGCAAGATCCAGATGCTTGCACGAAGTTACAGAATTGGTTTGACGATCGCTGGACAGATAACCGCTGTGTTGATATTTCTCAGGCACTAGCAGAGATTATTGACGAAAGCTGGGTGCAGGAGAGACTGCCGTATCATATCTACCTCAAAATTGCTTATCACCTATCGCAGGAAGCACGGGCTGGAATTTCACAGTTCACGATTCCACGCGAATTTCAAGGACGATTGCTGGAGTTCCAGGAAGCTGCTGTCAAGATTGCTGCGCGTCATGTGAATAAGCGGGGTGGTGTTCTGATTGGGGATGTCGTCGGGTTAGGTAAAACATTGATCGGTGCAGCGTTAGCCAGAATTTTTGAAGATGATTACGGCATTAGTACGCTGATTATTTGCCCAAAAAATCTCGTTCAGATGTGGCAACGCTATGTTGACGAGTATGGATTAAGAGCCAAGATTGTTCCATATAGCCAGGTGATTAAGCGGTTGCCAGAAATTCCGGCTCGGTTCCGATTGGTGATGATTGATGAGAGCCACAACTTACGCAATCAGGATGGGAAGCAATATCGAGCCATTCAGCAATACATTCAAGAAAGTGATAGTAAGTGCATTCTGCTGTCTGCTACACCTTACAACAAGAGCCGCAGCGATCTTGCAGCACAACTCAAGTTATTTGTTCCAGAAGATCGGGATTTGGGGATTCGTCCTGAGCAGTTGATTGCTCAGTTAGGGGGTGGTGCATTCGGAGAAGTAACGTTCAAAACAAAATATCAATGTCCCGTCCGATCGCTCTCTGCCTTCGAGAAGAGTGACTATGCCGATGATTGGCGTGAGTTGATCAAGCAGTACATGGTTCGACGAACCCGAAGCTTCATTAGAGAAAACTATGCGAAAGATGATGGCAGAAAGTATTTAGAGTTTCCAGACGGATCGCGATCGTACTTCCCTGAACGATCGCCTAAAACGATTAAATTCACCATTGGTCACACTAAAACGGATCAGTATGCTTGTCTGTATTCCGATGATGTGGTACGGATTGTCAATGCACTGAATTTGCCTCGGTACGGTTTGGTGAACTATCTCATATCTTCGCCTAGAAAAGCGATGACGACAGCCGAAGAACAACAGATTCGAGGGCTGTCTCGCGCAGGACGGAGACTAATGGGCTTTTGCCGCACTAACTTGTTTAAGCGGCTGGAGAGTAGTGGCGCATCGTTTATTCAATCGATCGATCGACACATTTTACGGAACTATATTTTCTTGCACGCAATTCAGAACGGTTTGGATATTCCGATTGGCACTCAGGATGCTGAGTTACTCGATAGCCGCAACCGGGATGAAGATTCGGATTCCGCGATCGCAGTTCTTCTAGGTTCAGAACTGGAAGACGAGCATATCGATGAGCTAGAGTCTGATGAGTCATTGCTGCGGGAAGATGTTTACCGCTCTCGTGCGGCTGAGATCTACCAAACCTACGCAACGGTGCATCGCAATCGATTTAAGTGGTTGCGTTCAGATTTGTTTGCAGAACAACTAGAGCAGGATTTGGCGGCAGATGCTCAAGCGTTAGCCCGAATTCTAAACGAATGTGGAGACTGGAATGCGAAAAAGGATCAGAAACTACTTGCTCTGATTGATCTGTTAACGTGGGTGCATCCAGATGAAAAGGTACTAATCTTCACCCAGTTTGCGGATACAGCACGGTATTTAGCAAATCGATTAGAGGCAGAGGGGATTGATCACGTTGGAGTTGTGACTGGACAATCGAAGAATCCAACTGCGATCGCAGAAAGATTTAGTCCACGAAGCAATAAACAACAGTTGGCGGATGAGGAACTGCGTGTCTTAATCGCAACCGATATTTTGAGCGAAGGGCAGAACCTACAAGATTGTGCGATCGTGGTTAATTATGATTTACCTTGGGCAATCATTCGATTAATTCAACGAGCCGGGCGGGTGGATCGAATTGGGCAGCAGTCGTCAGAGATTTTGTGCTATTCATTCTTGCCTGCGGATGGTGTTGAACGCATTATTCGCTTACGGAGTCGTCTGAGGGATCGTCTAAAAGAGAATGCGGAGGTCGTTGGAACAGATGAGGAATTTTTTGAGGGCGAAGAAAGTAATCGCCTGATGCTGGATCTCTATCACGAGAAGTCAGGGGTTTTAGACGAAACAGAGGATTTAGAAGTTGATTTAACCTCAGAGGCTTACCAGATTTGGAACAATGCCATCACGCATGATCCATCGCTGAAAGAGACGATCGAGCGCATTCCTAATGTTGCTTATGCGACTCGTGCTTACACGCCAACCAAGACCCATCCTGAAGGAGTTTTGCTCTATATGCAAACCGCAGAAGGGAATGATGCGCTGGCATGGGTTGATCGTTCTGGTAATCCAGTGACGCAATCTCAGTTAGCAATTTTGAGAGCAGCGCAGTGTGAGCTAGATACACCTGCGATCGCGTGTGATCCTCAGCACCATCAATTAGTGGCAACCGGAGCAGCGTTCATTGCTAAAGAAGAGAAGAGTTCGGGTGGGCAACTGGGTTCGACGAAAGGCGCTCGTGCAAGAACCTATGAGCGACTGAGACGCTATTTGCAAGAGGTGAAGGGAACACTCTTCGATACCGATGATTTGAATCGAGCCTTTGAGAATTTGCTGCAATATCCGCTGTGTTCTTCAGCGATCGATAAGCTGAATCGGCAGCTTAAAAGTGGGATTGATGATCCCAAGTTAGCTGAATTGGTGGTGGATTTACACAAGGATGGTCGCTTGTGCCTAGTACAAGAAGAAGCAGAACAGCGAGAACCCCGAATAATTTGCTCAATGGGACTGTTTGATTTGCTTCCTAGCAGTGAACTCTAG
- a CDS encoding unknown protein (similar to AA sequence:cyanobase_aa:asl7669) gives MTPEDQQALNAHVQAIAKILYNDADKSQITNLAEIEAMVRTQVQQHVTPGLGSFLSQQLPPQLKATRDG, from the coding sequence ATGACTCCTGAAGACCAACAAGCGCTGAATGCCCATGTTCAAGCGATTGCAAAAATCTTGTACAACGATGCTGACAAAAGCCAGATAACGAATTTGGCAGAAATCGAAGCGATGGTGCGAACTCAAGTGCAACAGCACGTCACACCAGGATTAGGGAGTTTTTTATCACAGCAGTTACCGCCACAACTGAAGGCTACCCGCGACGGTTGA
- a CDS encoding PAS/PAC sensor hybrid histidine kinase (similar to AA sequence:cyanobase_aa:Cyan7425_1795), which yields MSRPVHTLLLVEDVRCDREQYRSYLMADAICTYRVLEAESAAAGLALCGTQAIDAILLGSDLPDANGLEFLEALSAKGKLRPPVVMIAEGDGTVPSGALSKAIQAIKLGAEDYLIKQQLTPESLQTAVRSAIENTRLRLQLRESDDRFRVSIENMLDCFGIFSAIRDESGQIIDFRFDYLNAAALKSNEMTEADMSKTLCEVFPAHHETGLFADYCRVVETGEPLIKENLIYADTFGTQHLTRAYDMCANKLGDGMVISWRDVTARKQAELALQAANRQMTTIWESMTDAYTTLDREWHIVYANSASTQVISHLSRLEPEEYLGKSHWEVFPWTVGTIIEREYRRAMAEQVAVHFEVLYEPSGDWFEIHAYPSEAGLGIYFRDISDAKRLEAERKRTEATLQQQFNEIESIYTTAPIGLCFVDTDLRFVRINERLAEINGLPVSEHLGRTLREIVPEMADQLEPLYRQVIETGEPILNLEVEGTNRAQPGVLRHWLVSYYPQPDLHQRIVGVNVMVQEITERKQAQMRSEFLATVSQALTNTTSIAGMVQAIGEHLNRYLNTSRFSLVEINEAANEAYVNHSWQLPGVPSLVGVYQIRDFITDELRQAIRNGEMIVFRDVTTDPRIVDSVKYTSLGIGAELNAPLIRDGQWEFSIAVFHATPYNWQRDELDLMRELKERVWSQIERIRAETAQRESEQRLQAIIDNSNAAIFMKDVQGHYLLMNRECERLFNITNDWICGKTDYDLFPQEIAEALRENDRQVLASGKAVTLEEIVPLDDGIHTYVAVKFPLLNQAGEPYAICGISTDISDRIRIEAEREHYVEQSYRLLEEAEAANRSKDEFVAVVAHELRSPLNAIQGWAKLLRTRKFDEATLTKALDAIYRNTQTQVQLIEDLLDISRMVKGTLQINLAPVDLSNVIEVVLDNLRPMAEAKKIQLQTDLTITPQISGDGSVSPS from the coding sequence ATGAGTCGTCCTGTTCACACCTTGTTACTGGTCGAAGATGTGCGCTGCGATCGCGAACAGTATCGCAGCTACTTGATGGCGGATGCAATCTGCACCTATCGCGTCTTGGAAGCAGAATCCGCAGCGGCAGGACTGGCATTGTGTGGAACTCAGGCGATCGATGCGATTCTGCTGGGTAGCGATTTACCCGACGCGAACGGACTGGAATTTTTAGAGGCGCTGTCGGCAAAGGGTAAATTGCGTCCACCTGTTGTGATGATTGCAGAGGGCGATGGAACTGTTCCTTCCGGGGCGCTCTCAAAGGCGATTCAAGCAATTAAGTTAGGAGCAGAGGATTATTTAATCAAGCAGCAACTCACCCCGGAAAGTTTGCAAACGGCAGTGAGAAGCGCGATCGAGAATACTCGATTACGGCTGCAATTGAGGGAGAGTGACGACCGCTTTCGGGTGTCGATCGAGAATATGCTCGATTGCTTTGGCATTTTTTCCGCGATTCGAGATGAATCTGGGCAGATTATCGATTTTCGGTTTGATTATCTTAATGCCGCTGCCCTCAAGAGCAATGAGATGACCGAGGCGGACATGAGCAAAACGCTCTGCGAGGTGTTTCCGGCGCATCATGAAACGGGACTATTTGCCGACTATTGCCGTGTGGTCGAGACCGGAGAACCGCTGATCAAGGAGAACTTAATTTACGCTGATACCTTCGGAACTCAGCATCTCACTCGTGCCTATGATATGTGTGCCAATAAGTTAGGCGATGGTATGGTGATTTCCTGGCGCGATGTGACGGCGCGGAAACAAGCAGAATTGGCACTGCAAGCCGCGAACCGGCAGATGACGACGATTTGGGAAAGCATGACCGATGCGTATACTACTCTCGATCGCGAGTGGCACATTGTCTACGCCAATTCAGCTTCAACCCAAGTCATTTCCCACTTGAGCCGTTTAGAACCTGAAGAATATCTCGGCAAATCGCACTGGGAGGTATTCCCCTGGACGGTTGGAACTATTATTGAACGGGAATATCGACGGGCAATGGCAGAACAAGTTGCCGTACATTTTGAAGTGCTGTATGAACCGAGCGGCGATTGGTTTGAAATTCATGCTTATCCTTCTGAGGCGGGACTGGGCATTTATTTTCGGGATATTAGCGATGCGAAGCGCCTCGAAGCGGAACGTAAACGCACCGAGGCAACGCTTCAACAGCAATTCAATGAAATTGAAAGCATCTACACAACGGCTCCGATCGGCTTGTGCTTCGTCGATACGGATTTGAGATTTGTTCGCATCAATGAGCGATTAGCCGAGATTAATGGCTTGCCTGTCTCTGAGCATTTGGGGCGGACGCTACGGGAAATTGTGCCAGAGATGGCAGACCAGCTAGAACCGCTCTACCGACAAGTGATCGAAACGGGGGAACCGATTCTGAATCTGGAAGTCGAAGGCACAAATCGCGCTCAACCGGGAGTTCTGCGTCACTGGCTAGTCTCTTACTACCCACAACCGGATCTGCACCAGCGCATCGTGGGTGTGAATGTGATGGTGCAGGAGATCACCGAACGCAAGCAAGCCCAGATGAGAAGTGAATTCCTGGCAACGGTTAGCCAAGCATTGACTAACACAACCTCGATCGCAGGAATGGTGCAAGCGATCGGTGAACACCTCAACCGCTACCTCAATACGTCGCGATTTTCCTTAGTCGAGATCAACGAAGCCGCGAATGAAGCCTACGTGAATCACTCCTGGCAACTTCCTGGTGTGCCCAGCTTAGTTGGGGTGTATCAGATTCGGGACTTTATTACTGACGAGTTACGGCAAGCGATTAGAAACGGCGAAATGATCGTCTTTCGAGATGTCACTACTGATCCGCGCATCGTTGATTCTGTGAAATACACCTCACTCGGCATCGGTGCTGAACTGAACGCACCGCTGATTCGCGATGGACAATGGGAATTTTCGATCGCTGTGTTTCACGCCACGCCCTACAACTGGCAGAGAGACGAGCTAGACTTGATGCGCGAACTGAAGGAGCGGGTTTGGAGCCAGATTGAACGCATTCGCGCCGAAACCGCCCAGCGGGAAAGTGAACAGCGCCTGCAAGCCATTATTGACAACTCCAATGCTGCGATTTTTATGAAAGATGTGCAGGGGCATTACTTACTGATGAACCGCGAGTGTGAACGACTCTTCAACATCACGAACGACTGGATTTGTGGCAAAACGGACTATGATTTGTTTCCACAAGAGATTGCTGAGGCGCTGCGTGAGAACGATCGACAAGTACTTGCTTCAGGAAAAGCTGTGACTTTGGAGGAAATCGTACCGCTTGATGATGGCATTCACACTTACGTTGCAGTCAAGTTTCCGTTACTAAATCAAGCAGGTGAGCCGTATGCAATCTGCGGAATTTCGACGGATATTAGCGATCGTATCCGCATCGAAGCCGAGCGCGAACACTACGTGGAGCAAAGCTACCGATTGCTTGAAGAAGCGGAAGCCGCAAATCGTAGCAAAGATGAATTTGTGGCAGTGGTCGCCCATGAACTGCGATCGCCCCTGAATGCCATTCAAGGCTGGGCAAAACTCTTGAGAACGCGCAAATTTGACGAAGCTACGCTGACGAAAGCCCTTGATGCGATTTATCGCAATACTCAGACTCAGGTGCAACTGATCGAAGATTTGCTCGACATTTCCCGGATGGTCAAAGGGACATTGCAGATTAATCTAGCCCCTGTGGATTTAAGCAACGTGATCGAAGTGGTGTTAGACAATCTTCGCCCAATGGCAGAGGCAAAGAAAATTCAACTTCAAACGGATTTAACAATCACGCCGCAGATTTCTGGAGACGGGAGCGTGTCACCTTCTTGA
- a CDS encoding two-component hybrid sensor and regulator (similar to AA sequence:cyanobase_aa:alr3092): MVALATGEPCCDVVMGLYKPSGELIWLKISSQPLFASDTKPPIAVLTTFSECQPESTHPRSQGDSTVSIQQQMAELAAIYDHAPVGLCLLDADRRFVRVNDLLAEINGIPAADHIGRTVQELLPDLAANQEQIFQQVLETGQPILNIEVQGTTPSQPDVERDWLVSYYPFQNLDRQVCGISIIVQEITELKRLSQTSQANELIYRHLADTMPQILWTANPDGGVDYYNQRWYDYTGMTYEQTQGWGWKPVLHPDDLQRCIDIWSEAVQTGGFYQIEYRFRRASDGQYRWHLGRAFPLRDEAGTIIKWFGSSTDIHDQKQAIEERDQALERERAARTELEKASRIKDEFLAVVSHELRSPLNPILGWSRLLRSKPFDDVSRDRALETIERNAKLQSQLIDDLLDVSRILRGKLSVAIAPVNLVSVIEAAIETIIIAAETKSIQIHKHFEPQVGRVGGDFNRLQQVIWNLLTNAIKFTPEGGQVEIYLTQTEQSAQIQIRDTGKGIRADALPYIFERFRQADNGTTRQFGGLGLGLAIVQNIVEIHKGTIKADSAGENQGATFTVEIPLFAQPITEVAYAPPVEDIQDSERPLSGLKLLVVDDEADARELNQFLLEQYGATVKVAASATEALPLVTHLLPDLIVSDLGMPLVDGYEFIQRVRQLPANQGGEIPAIALTAYVREEDRIAAIAAGFQAHLTKPLEPTELLKTILRLSRG; encoded by the coding sequence ATGGTCGCACTCGCAACTGGAGAGCCTTGCTGTGATGTCGTAATGGGTTTATACAAGCCGAGCGGTGAGCTAATTTGGTTGAAGATCAGTTCTCAACCGCTCTTTGCTTCAGACACAAAACCTCCGATCGCTGTTCTAACGACCTTTTCAGAATGCCAACCAGAATCAACCCATCCGCGGTCGCAGGGAGATTCCACGGTCAGCATTCAACAACAAATGGCTGAACTTGCAGCGATCTACGATCATGCTCCGGTTGGACTGTGCTTACTGGATGCCGATCGCCGATTTGTGCGAGTGAACGATCTCTTAGCTGAAATCAATGGTATTCCTGCCGCTGACCACATTGGACGGACGGTACAAGAATTGCTTCCAGACCTGGCAGCGAATCAAGAACAAATCTTTCAGCAAGTGCTAGAAACTGGGCAACCGATTTTGAACATCGAAGTTCAGGGTACGACTCCATCTCAGCCAGACGTAGAGCGCGATTGGCTTGTGAGCTACTATCCATTCCAAAATCTCGATCGCCAGGTTTGCGGCATTAGTATCATTGTCCAAGAAATCACAGAACTCAAGCGGCTCTCACAAACGTCCCAGGCGAATGAACTAATCTACCGCCATCTTGCGGATACTATGCCACAAATTCTCTGGACAGCAAATCCAGATGGCGGGGTCGATTACTACAATCAGCGGTGGTACGACTACACAGGGATGACTTACGAGCAAACGCAGGGATGGGGCTGGAAACCTGTCTTGCATCCCGACGATCTGCAACGGTGTATCGATATTTGGAGCGAAGCAGTACAAACTGGTGGGTTCTATCAAATTGAGTATCGCTTTCGTCGGGCTTCAGATGGTCAATATCGCTGGCATTTAGGACGCGCCTTTCCACTGCGGGATGAAGCTGGAACTATCATTAAATGGTTTGGTTCTTCAACCGATATTCATGACCAAAAGCAAGCGATCGAAGAACGCGACCAAGCCCTAGAGCGAGAACGCGCCGCCCGCACTGAACTTGAAAAAGCCAGTCGGATCAAGGATGAATTTCTTGCCGTTGTCTCTCACGAATTGCGCTCTCCCCTCAATCCGATTCTGGGCTGGTCTCGGTTGCTCAGAAGTAAACCTTTCGATGATGTGAGCCGCGATCGCGCCCTCGAAACAATCGAACGCAATGCTAAACTCCAATCGCAACTGATTGATGACTTGCTCGATGTTTCGCGAATTCTGCGCGGCAAATTGAGCGTTGCGATCGCGCCCGTGAATCTAGTCAGTGTGATAGAAGCTGCGATCGAAACAATAATAATTGCTGCCGAAACTAAATCAATTCAGATTCACAAACACTTTGAGCCGCAAGTTGGCAGAGTTGGGGGAGACTTCAACCGCCTTCAGCAGGTGATCTGGAACCTGCTCACCAATGCCATCAAATTCACACCCGAAGGTGGGCAAGTCGAAATTTATCTCACTCAAACTGAGCAGTCTGCTCAAATCCAAATCCGAGATACGGGCAAAGGCATTCGTGCTGATGCACTCCCTTACATTTTTGAACGATTTCGCCAAGCGGACAATGGCACGACCCGACAATTTGGCGGACTGGGACTCGGACTTGCAATTGTTCAGAACATTGTTGAAATTCACAAAGGCACAATCAAAGCCGATAGTGCTGGAGAGAATCAAGGTGCAACCTTCACAGTCGAGATTCCCTTATTTGCTCAACCCATTACAGAAGTAGCCTACGCACCTCCAGTAGAGGACATCCAAGACAGTGAACGACCCCTTTCCGGGCTAAAGCTATTAGTCGTCGATGATGAAGCAGACGCACGAGAGTTAAACCAGTTCTTACTAGAGCAATATGGTGCAACGGTCAAAGTCGCAGCCTCAGCAACAGAGGCTCTACCGCTCGTGACTCACCTACTGCCCGATCTGATTGTGAGTGATTTGGGAATGCCGTTAGTAGATGGCTATGAGTTTATTCAACGAGTGCGCCAACTTCCTGCTAACCAAGGGGGAGAAATTCCTGCGATCGCGCTCACAGCGTATGTCCGCGAAGAAGATCGAATCGCGGCGATCGCGGCGGGATTTCAGGCACATCTAACAAAACCACTTGAACCTACAGAATTATTAAAAACAATTCTGCGATTAAGCAGAGGCTGA
- a CDS encoding hypothetical protein (similar to AA sequence:cyanobase_aa:Cyan7425_5027), with product MSPYLEACCLRASATVSYARAERDIAVYTGMRVSAKTQQRLVQRQPWEELEPEAPEPILEISIDGGNVKLTSGTQDEPDWRQYKAVRINGKGESRAWFQDNEALVATVSARPMAEVVVCLGDGHDGIWNLHQQIVALSEQRIEILDWYHLKENLFKLSSDEIDREQIEAQLWKGDVSAALAQLAACPSDEAERFCNYLLKHQHRIVNYDYYAAEELCSIGSGAVESLVKQIDQRLQIVGGRWKAEHIPKVLAQRCAYLNEQLNPTTSILSRR from the coding sequence ATGAGTCCTTACTTGGAAGCGTGCTGTTTGAGAGCGAGTGCAACGGTTTCCTATGCCCGCGCAGAACGAGACATCGCGGTGTATACAGGAATGCGCGTCAGCGCCAAAACGCAACAACGATTAGTCCAGCGACAACCGTGGGAAGAACTTGAACCCGAAGCGCCAGAGCCGATTCTGGAAATCAGTATTGATGGCGGCAATGTGAAGTTAACCAGTGGCACTCAAGACGAACCGGACTGGCGACAGTACAAAGCCGTTCGCATCAATGGCAAGGGAGAAAGTCGAGCTTGGTTTCAGGACAATGAGGCATTGGTCGCAACAGTGAGCGCGCGTCCGATGGCAGAGGTCGTTGTCTGTCTGGGCGATGGACACGACGGCATCTGGAACTTGCATCAGCAGATCGTCGCGTTGAGCGAGCAACGGATTGAGATTCTCGATTGGTATCATCTCAAGGAGAACTTGTTCAAGTTATCGAGCGACGAAATCGACCGAGAACAGATAGAAGCTCAGTTATGGAAAGGAGATGTGAGCGCTGCTCTAGCCCAATTAGCGGCGTGTCCCTCCGATGAGGCAGAGCGGTTTTGCAACTATCTGCTGAAGCATCAACATCGGATTGTGAACTACGACTACTACGCGGCTGAGGAGCTATGTTCGATTGGGTCAGGAGCCGTGGAATCGTTGGTCAAACAAATTGATCAACGGTTGCAGATTGTTGGAGGTCGGTGGAAAGCGGAGCATATTCCGAAAGTGCTGGCACAACGCTGTGCTTATCTCAATGAGCAACTGAATCCCACGACATCTATTCTCTCAAGAAGGTGA